The Humulus lupulus chromosome 3, drHumLupu1.1, whole genome shotgun sequence genome window below encodes:
- the LOC133821462 gene encoding transcription factor ORG2-like produces the protein MLALTPTPPPPPFISTNIVGWPLEDPIRHEDQNYFFRDIATSSDPDQYSLLFLNNYFPAPPPPSDQDHHHHRFEVDLSTTPSSSTTITINTTTDLTMVKKKLNHNASERDRRKKVNHMYSALRALLPISDHTKKLSIPATVSRVLKYVPELQEEIEGLVHMKKELLSRIKSRQQGNTTTDQEINKIKSTAPNSLSSISATQLSDKEVAVQISTYKLHNNLLSQMLHNLENDGLSLLHASSFESFGGRLFHNLHLQVEGSYCMESGTTLDKKLLSFHDNKEKLLIM, from the exons ATGCTAGCTttaactcctactcctcctcctcctcctttcATTTCAACCAATATCGTCGGATGGCCTTTGGAGGACCCCATTCGCCATGAAGACCAAAACTACTTCTTTCGGGACATAGCTACTTCTTCAGACCCTGATCAGTACTCACTATTATTTCTTAATAATTACTTCCCCGCTCCACCACCACCGTCCGATcaagatcatcatcatcatcggtTTGAAGTTGATCTCTCTACCACGCCATCCTCATCCACAACCATTACCATTAACACTACTACTGATCTCACCATGGTCAAGAAGAAGCTTAATCACAATGCTAGTGAGCGTGATCGAAGAAAGAAAGTCAACCATATGTATTCGGCTCTTCGTGCCCTACTTCCAATTTCGGATCATACG AAAAAATTGAGCATTCCGGCCACAGTGTCTCGTGTGCTAAAATACGTACCAGAGCTACAGGAAGAAATCGAGGGACTAGTTCATATGAAGAAAGAGCTATTGTCAAGAATTAAATCAAGGCAGCAAGGGAATACTACTACTGATCAagaaattaacaaaattaaaagcACAGCTCCAAACTCATTATCTTCTATTTCAGCAACTCAACTCAGTGATAAAGAAGTTGCAGTTCAAATCTCCACATATAAACTCCACAACAACCTCTTGTCTCAAATGTTGCATAATTTGGAAAATGATGGCCTTTCATTACTCCACGCCTCTTCATTTGAGTCCTTTGGAGGAAGGCTCTTCCATAATTTACATCttcag GTAGAAGGATCTTATTGTATGGAAAGTGGGACTACTTTAGATAAAAAGCTTTTGTCTTTTCATGACAATAAGGAGAAGTTATTGATTATGTAA